In Juglans microcarpa x Juglans regia isolate MS1-56 chromosome 8D, Jm3101_v1.0, whole genome shotgun sequence, the following are encoded in one genomic region:
- the LOC121243672 gene encoding probable carboxylesterase 6, producing MAAISLDPSLRLQHINGKDPHHHGAVVEEIEGLIKVYRDGQVERPQIVPFVTAAPLSLELGVTSRDIVIDKFTNIWARFYVPSICSHGKLPLLVYFHGGGFCVGSAAWSCYHEFLARLSAKAGCQIMSVNYRLAPENPLPAAYEDGLKALIWLKRQSLRGSSDQYWWSRLCDFSKIFLAGDSAGANIAYNVASRLGSNNSIEAMTLKPLGLKGTILIQPFFGGDARTHSESYMVQPPRSALSLSSSDTYWRLALPAGANRDHPWCNPLSTKLEDVRLMPTMVCISEMDILKDRNLEFCTALVRAGKRAEYVVFKGVGHAFQVLSRSQLSQTRTHEMLAHIKAFLISR from the coding sequence ATGGCCGCCATTAGTCTAGATCCAAGTCTACGACTACAACATATCAATGGCAAAGACCCTCACCATCACGGTGCTGTTGTTGAGGAAATTGAAGGGCTTATAAAAGTATACAGAGATGGACAGGTGGAAAGACCTCAGATTGTTCCATTTGTCACAGCCGCGCCATTGTCTTTGGAGCTTGGAGTGACTTCTCGTGACATAGTAATTGACAAGTTCACCAACATCTGGGCTCGTTTTTATGTCCCGTCTATCTGCAGCCATGGGAAGCTCCCTTTACTTGTCTACTTCCATGGAGGAGGGTTTTGTGTTGGCTCAGCTGCTTGGAGTTGTTACCATGAGTTTTTGGCAAGGTTATCAGCCAAAGCCGGTTGCCAAATCATGTCGGTAAATTATCGTTTGGCGCCGGAAAATCCTCTTCCAGCCGCTTATGAGGACGGATTAAAGGCTCTGATATGGCTGAAACGACAATCTCTACGTGGGTCCAGCGATCAATATTGGTGGTCTAGGCTTTGTGATTTCTCTAAAATCTTCCTTGCTGGTGACAGCGCCGGTGCCAATATAGCCTACAATGTGGCCTCGAGGCTTGGTTCCAACAACTCAATCGAAGCAATGACTTTAAAGCCATTGGGTCTAAAGGGTACCATTTTAATACAGCCATTTTTTGGAGGAGATGCTCGGACACACTCAGAGAGCTACATGGTTCAGCCGCCGCGCTCGGCGCTGAGCTTATCATCTTCCGATACATATTGGCGGTTGGCTTTGCCAGCTGGGGCGAACCGCGACCATCCGTGGTGTAACCCTTTGTCGACAAAATTGGAGGATGTAAGGCTGATGCCTACGATGGTGTGCATATCAGAGATGGATATATTGAAAGATAGAAACTTGGAGTTTTGTACGGCTTTGGTCAGAGCAGGTAAAAGGGCTGAATACGTGGTGTTTAAAGGTGTAGGGCATGCATTTCAGGTTCTGAGCAGGAGCCAGCTCTCGCAAACCCGAACCCATGAAATGCTGGCTCATATCAAAGCCTTCCTAATTAGTCGAtga